In one Candidatus Nanopelagicus limnes genomic region, the following are encoded:
- a CDS encoding WhiB family transcriptional regulator: MTVLFSELLVPGWAQGPTAKIGLGDVTWAYEDAPVISYTDYTANSTATIANKSYQTKVEYKRADNPFSPEIDQAQKILSLPCHSSDPELFFSEQPLVIAQAKALCGGCPMKAKCLQGALSRAEPCGVWGGELFDEGQVIQSKRTPGRPAKVAQAS, encoded by the coding sequence ATGACCGTTCTCTTCAGCGAACTACTTGTACCAGGTTGGGCACAAGGCCCAACTGCCAAGATTGGATTAGGTGATGTCACCTGGGCTTACGAGGATGCCCCAGTGATCTCCTATACCGATTACACCGCCAACTCAACAGCAACTATTGCTAATAAGAGTTATCAGACAAAGGTGGAGTACAAGCGCGCTGATAATCCTTTTTCCCCTGAAATTGATCAGGCTCAAAAGATTCTGAGCCTGCCTTGCCACTCATCTGATCCAGAGCTCTTCTTCAGTGAACAGCCACTGGTGATTGCCCAGGCTAAGGCGCTCTGCGGTGGCTGCCCCATGAAGGCAAAATGTTTGCAAGGCGCTCTCTCTAGAGCTGAGCCATGCGGTGTCTGGGGAGGTGAGTTATTTGATGAAGGTCAGGTAATTCAAAGTAAGCGAACACCAGGAAGGCCGGCAAAGGTGGCACAAGCTAGTTAA
- a CDS encoding DUF5679 domain-containing protein, whose product MAEEYKGEAYCVKCKEKRSFEGHVKVSDSGRRMAQGICPVCGTKVNRILGKA is encoded by the coding sequence ATGGCTGAAGAGTACAAGGGTGAGGCTTACTGCGTTAAGTGCAAAGAGAAGCGTTCCTTTGAAGGACATGTAAAGGTCTCTGATTCTGGTCGCCGTATGGCACAAGGAATCTGCCCAGTTTGTGGCACAAAGGTAAATCGTATTCTTGGTAAGGCTTAA
- the nudC gene encoding NAD(+) diphosphatase, giving the protein MAPNKPLKLPLAAAEVDRSAHLRSDATYLDSAWPDAAVLLFCDEKFATNNDQLLFTTGTELGKYQDQSDYFLGVKDAKPFFVRHLESNQIEGVEFKTLREVGSFLSARDIGLAVHAQGLANWHKKHPRCAVCGEKTLVVLAGSVRRCPADQSEHYPRTDSAIIVLVKDEADRILLGRQKVWPKHRFSTFAGFVEPGESFENCVTREVMEEAGVELSQINYLGSQPWPFPASLMIAFEAITHTPQLARPDGEEIEEIRWFTRSDMKNAIADKSLILPLEISVARQMIKAWYGDNADKDLVGNESWR; this is encoded by the coding sequence ATGGCGCCTAATAAACCACTAAAACTCCCGTTGGCAGCAGCTGAGGTGGATCGCTCTGCCCACTTGCGAAGTGATGCTACCTATTTAGATTCAGCCTGGCCCGATGCAGCAGTGCTCCTATTTTGCGATGAAAAATTTGCGACCAACAATGATCAATTACTTTTCACAACAGGTACAGAACTTGGTAAGTATCAAGATCAAAGCGATTACTTCTTAGGAGTTAAGGATGCAAAACCATTCTTTGTTCGCCACTTAGAAAGCAATCAGATAGAGGGAGTTGAGTTTAAGACGCTTCGGGAGGTTGGCTCATTTTTATCTGCAAGAGATATTGGTTTAGCAGTTCATGCCCAAGGACTAGCAAATTGGCATAAGAAGCATCCAAGGTGCGCCGTTTGCGGTGAAAAAACATTAGTAGTTTTAGCAGGTTCAGTTCGAAGATGCCCAGCAGATCAGAGTGAACATTATCCGCGAACAGATAGCGCGATTATTGTTTTAGTAAAGGATGAAGCGGATCGAATTTTACTAGGCAGGCAAAAAGTTTGGCCAAAGCATAGATTTTCAACCTTTGCTGGATTTGTTGAACCAGGTGAATCATTTGAAAATTGCGTAACTAGAGAGGTAATGGAGGAAGCGGGAGTTGAGCTAAGTCAGATCAATTACCTAGGTTCCCAACCTTGGCCATTTCCAGCATCATTAATGATTGCATTTGAGGCAATAACTCATACTCCGCAATTAGCCAGACCAGATGGTGAGGAGATTGAAGAGATTCGTTGGTTTACTCGTTCTGACATGAAAAATGCGATTGCAGATAAATCTTTGATACTTCCCCTTGAGATAAGTGTGGCTCGGCAAATGATTAAAGCTTGGTATGGAGATAACGCGGATAAGGATTTGGTTGGCAATGAATCATGGCGGTAG
- a CDS encoding ATP-dependent helicase — protein sequence MAVDNSAILAELDSDQLAVVKAITGPVCVIAGAGTGKTRVITNRIAYAINAGVTDPTKVLALTFTAKAAGEMRARLRALGISNASARTFHSAALKQLLYFWPYAFGGQFPSLLTTKSGFISQAITRAEVAIPAQVNALREIASEIEWAKVLEISPENYQQEAIANNRLVRLPNSKGESENLSMIAQVYEAYESLKKQERTLDFEDVLLLTVGMLEEDRGVRERVQDQYRYFTVDEYQDVSPLQQRLLNLWLGSRQEICVVGDAAQTIYSFAGATSNFLLNFQNRFPNAQVFRLSRGYRSTPEIINTANAILRAANLVSDHGSELQSANAHGEKPAVNGFNSTQDEISYVVGEVVKSISLGVDSSQIAVLARTNAQLDQVKSALNNARIPSQIRSGERFFDRTDVRDVMRIIRSASVLPSEGGDWYADLVAVLRPFGDADYVVAFLRLAKSIQENGGKNMRAFLREIEDRSEQNNPPTLPGVTLATLHAAKGLEWNHLFLIGVSEGVLPMGNDLNEERRLFYVGITRAKERIQITYAGKPSVFLAQFN from the coding sequence ATGGCGGTAGATAATTCTGCAATTTTGGCAGAGCTTGATTCAGATCAACTAGCAGTTGTAAAAGCAATAACTGGTCCTGTATGCGTGATAGCAGGTGCTGGTACTGGTAAAACTCGAGTAATCACTAATCGAATTGCATATGCAATTAATGCAGGAGTTACCGATCCAACAAAAGTATTAGCTCTTACCTTTACTGCTAAAGCAGCTGGTGAGATGCGGGCAAGATTGCGCGCCCTTGGTATTTCAAATGCCAGCGCTAGAACATTCCACTCAGCGGCGCTAAAGCAGCTTCTCTATTTTTGGCCATACGCCTTTGGTGGGCAATTTCCATCGCTGCTAACTACTAAATCTGGCTTTATTAGCCAGGCAATTACTAGAGCTGAGGTTGCAATTCCGGCCCAGGTAAATGCACTTCGAGAAATTGCAAGTGAAATTGAATGGGCAAAAGTTTTAGAGATTTCACCTGAAAATTATCAACAAGAAGCAATTGCCAATAACCGGCTAGTTAGATTGCCAAATAGCAAAGGCGAGTCTGAAAATCTCTCAATGATTGCCCAAGTTTATGAAGCTTATGAATCATTAAAGAAACAGGAGCGCACCCTAGATTTTGAAGATGTACTACTCCTGACTGTTGGCATGTTGGAGGAGGATCGTGGGGTGCGAGAGAGGGTGCAGGATCAGTATCGATACTTCACCGTGGATGAGTACCAGGATGTTTCACCTTTGCAGCAGCGGTTGTTAAATCTTTGGCTAGGAAGTCGTCAAGAAATTTGTGTTGTGGGGGATGCGGCTCAAACTATTTACTCATTTGCTGGGGCCACCTCAAACTTCTTACTTAACTTTCAAAATAGATTTCCAAATGCCCAAGTTTTCCGACTCTCCCGCGGTTATCGATCTACCCCTGAAATTATCAATACCGCAAATGCAATCTTGCGAGCCGCTAATTTAGTTTCAGATCATGGCAGTGAGTTGCAATCAGCGAATGCCCATGGTGAAAAGCCTGCGGTTAATGGATTTAACTCCACACAAGATGAGATCTCTTATGTGGTTGGTGAGGTAGTGAAGAGTATTTCTCTTGGCGTGGACTCATCGCAAATCGCAGTATTGGCCAGAACCAATGCCCAGTTAGATCAGGTTAAGTCAGCTTTGAATAATGCCAGGATTCCAAGTCAGATTAGATCAGGTGAGAGATTTTTTGATCGAACCGATGTGCGAGATGTAATGCGCATTATTCGAAGTGCCTCCGTACTACCTTCTGAAGGTGGTGATTGGTATGCCGATTTAGTTGCAGTTCTTCGACCATTTGGTGATGCTGATTATGTTGTGGCTTTTTTAAGGTTGGCTAAAAGTATTCAAGAAAACGGTGGCAAAAATATGCGCGCCTTTTTGCGTGAGATCGAGGATCGATCTGAGCAAAACAATCCACCAACCTTGCCTGGGGTAACACTGGCAACTTTGCATGCAGCCAAAGGTTTGGAATGGAATCACCTGTTTTTAATTGGGGTTTCTGAGGGCGTACTACCAATGGGTAATGATTTAAATGAAGAACGACGACTATTTTATGTTGGCATTACCCGTGCAAAGGAGCGGATTCAAATCACCTATGCCGGCAAGCCCAGCGTATTTCTAGCCCAATTTAATTAA
- a CDS encoding endonuclease/exonuclease/phosphatase family protein, whose product MVVAPVQKMRVISWNLLHGQKIPPTATQNWQVELESAAKNVADKMQPDFLALQEVDNYQTRSGGINQSKLIAESMQLKYWAYLPTLIGTPGEKWRKVKDLNKAIITSENYQSSDVASYGIALATNETIKKLYVKKLGRSLIGMPLLIPKDNGKGVRFIYVKDEPRVALIAELENGFTIATTHLSFVPGVNIFQLNKLSYFLKKLTGIPVLAGDLNLPANLPSRLSGFRSVSSQSTYPSWGPKIQFDYIMARKSLLKTAGITHQAIKTTNPGISDHIPIGVTLQT is encoded by the coding sequence ATGGTTGTCGCCCCCGTTCAAAAGATGAGAGTGATCTCATGGAATCTTTTGCATGGTCAGAAAATCCCACCTACTGCCACTCAAAACTGGCAGGTGGAGTTAGAAAGCGCCGCTAAAAATGTGGCAGATAAAATGCAACCAGATTTTTTAGCACTTCAAGAGGTTGATAATTATCAAACAAGATCTGGTGGCATTAATCAAAGTAAATTAATTGCCGAAAGTATGCAGCTTAAGTACTGGGCATACCTACCAACCTTAATTGGTACACCAGGTGAAAAATGGCGCAAGGTTAAGGATTTAAACAAAGCCATTATTACTTCAGAAAATTATCAAAGTAGTGATGTGGCAAGTTATGGAATAGCTCTGGCAACAAATGAGACTATTAAAAAACTTTATGTTAAAAAGCTAGGTAGATCTCTTATTGGAATGCCACTGCTTATTCCAAAAGATAATGGCAAAGGGGTGCGATTCATCTATGTAAAAGATGAACCAAGGGTTGCACTCATTGCCGAGCTAGAAAATGGTTTCACGATAGCCACCACCCACTTATCTTTTGTGCCCGGTGTAAACATCTTCCAGTTGAATAAACTTTCTTATTTCCTTAAAAAACTGACTGGGATACCAGTACTTGCCGGTGATCTTAATTTGCCTGCAAATTTACCAAGCAGATTAAGTGGGTTTAGATCAGTTTCATCTCAATCAACCTATCCAAGTTGGGGTCCAAAGATTCAATTTGATTACATCATGGCAAGGAAGAGTTTGTTAAAAACTGCAGGAATAACTCATCAAGCGATTAAAACAACAAATCCTGGAATATCTGATCACATTCCAATTGGGGTAACACTTCAGACCTGA